From Paenibacillus sp. V4I7, one genomic window encodes:
- a CDS encoding Xaa-Pro peptidase family protein: MTIFLQRQQALQREMIQRGWSGFLVTNNVDIYYYCGSMQTGYLFIPAEGDALYLVRRSLVRAEEEASAAVEALGSLKTLGERLRARCADGSAAAGVLRIATELDVLPVQLYLRLQAALPGAAWEDGSLLVREQRMIKSPDEVTATREAARVVDAALEAVIPHIREGMAEFELMALIEHQLRLRGHQGLMRMRAYNSELITGMVAAGAAAAVPTYFDGPAGGTGLHPSSPQSSGRALIGRGEPILVDIGCSIDGYLIDQTRTLVIGDLDPELQRAYDVAEQVLRATEARLQPGVIAEHLYLLALDQVQEAGLSAHFMGYGADQVKFLGHGIGLEIDELPVLAKGFKYPLAPGMVIAVEPKFTFPGRGVVGIEDTYLITENGYEKLTISRDGILRV; encoded by the coding sequence ATGACAATTTTCCTGCAAAGGCAGCAGGCGCTGCAGCGTGAGATGATTCAGCGGGGTTGGTCCGGCTTTTTGGTCACGAACAACGTCGATATATATTACTACTGCGGATCGATGCAGACGGGGTATTTGTTTATTCCGGCGGAGGGAGACGCGCTTTACCTCGTACGCCGAAGTTTGGTCCGAGCGGAGGAGGAAGCGTCAGCGGCCGTGGAAGCGCTGGGGTCTTTGAAGACGCTGGGTGAGCGTCTTCGCGCGCGCTGCGCGGATGGATCCGCGGCTGCAGGAGTGCTGCGGATCGCGACTGAGCTGGATGTGTTACCCGTCCAGCTGTACTTGCGGCTGCAGGCCGCGCTGCCCGGCGCGGCCTGGGAGGACGGCTCGCTGCTCGTGCGCGAGCAGCGGATGATCAAATCGCCGGACGAAGTCACGGCGACTCGAGAAGCTGCGCGCGTCGTCGACGCAGCGCTGGAAGCAGTCATCCCCCACATTCGTGAGGGGATGGCGGAGTTTGAGTTGATGGCGCTCATCGAGCATCAGCTCCGGCTGCGCGGGCACCAAGGGCTGATGCGCATGCGCGCATACAATTCCGAGTTGATAACCGGAATGGTAGCGGCAGGCGCGGCGGCAGCGGTGCCCACTTATTTTGACGGGCCGGCTGGGGGTACGGGGCTTCACCCGTCCAGCCCGCAAAGCTCGGGCCGCGCGCTGATTGGGCGCGGCGAACCGATCCTCGTCGATATCGGCTGCTCGATCGACGGCTATCTTATCGATCAGACGCGTACGCTCGTGATCGGCGATCTAGACCCTGAGCTGCAGCGGGCCTATGACGTGGCGGAGCAGGTGCTCCGCGCCACGGAAGCCAGGCTGCAGCCTGGCGTTATCGCCGAGCATCTGTATCTGCTCGCGCTGGATCAAGTGCAGGAAGCGGGGCTAAGCGCCCACTTCATGGGGTACGGCGCCGACCAAGTGAAATTCCTTGGTCATGGCATTGGGCTCGAAATCGACGAACTGCCCGTTCTCGCCAAAGGCTTCAAATACCCGCTGGCGCCTGGCATGGTCATCGCGGTCGAACCCAAATTCACCTTCCCCGGTCGCGGGGTAGTTGGTATTGAGGATACGTATTTGATTACTGAGAATGGGTATGAAAAGCTGACCATTTCGAGGGACGGTATTCTCCGAGTATAA